A single window of Neospora caninum Liverpool complete genome, chromosome XII DNA harbors:
- a CDS encoding putative membrane transporter PFB0275w yields MAPSSSPPSSTRSSSPPASTFGAARLSTDKRRVDATLIELPPVDPSAVSSSLVSLSSYLSPPRLVGRSLFPSGVSAAPHPAVTLFDDDFSDSDESLAVDASPVANSRLRRCPGACSPCLAGYTYTARTLTEVVLPPVTTSSASGRFVLCTFLYSFLHGATDQLLPAAYKALEAQLNFSPTVLGGASSLARLAHAFSCPLWGLAVDALSGSRRLPASSADRESSRNGEVLILRVSCIGWGVCTLLLALLTHEWQLMPFMLVSGVLMAVLGPISQKILGEMVASDKRGTAFGNMSFFQSTGRMLALMLTTGLSAAAFAGVAGWRLAFALVGCLSIVFGAALSWMLPSSNLCSPKALCGERTGDESWTGKARKHAATLLSLGYVFRTRSFGVMLLLGVLNGMPRSALNFIVMFFQYCGLADWQASFTVSASWLAAMFVAPFVGRLGDSVHRLYPNKGRPVLAQLAILTRALLMFLVLACVPKRGSSFPLFLALSTLIGFMAGWPGVGVNRPILTEIVLPRHRATVFSLFSTMESVGSALLGAPVVGMLAQQAFGYTKPLTKRGSSSSSSSVSSSSPSPSSFVSEGAVSDSGVGGESASRSEEELNAEALGQALVCTTVGPWLASVVVYFLLHWTYTADRAAASRRREAEEREAERDAAQRERDTAVELGCMDTRESDAEDADFTKWSVQAKKTGMLREGYTVVATREETGEGDEGRNWDADEGTEEEEIVRRERRE; encoded by the exons atggcgccttcctcgtctccaccgTCTTCGACGCGCTCGTCGTCTCCCCCGGCCTCCACCTtcggcgccgctcgcctctcgacaGACAAGCGCCGCGTGGACGCCACGCTGATCGAGCTTCCGCCCGTCGACCcctcagctgtctcctcgtcgctcgtgtctctctcttcctacctctctccgccccgcCTGGTGGGGCGCagtctcttcccctctggaGTCTCCGCCGCCCCCCACCCCGCAGTGACGCTCTTCGACGATGACTTCTCCGACTCTGACGAGTCTCTGGCGGTCGATGCGTCGCCAGTGGCCAActcgcggctgcggcgctgcCCAGGCGCCTGTTCGCCTTGCCTCGCTGGGTATACGTACACCGCACGGACCCTCACCGAGGTGGTCCTTCCTCCAGTCACCACGTCCTCCGCCTCGGGCAGGTTCGTTCTCTGCACTTTTCTCTACTCGTTTCTCCACGGCGCGACCGACCAGTTGCTCCCAGCGGCCTACAAGGCTCTCGAGGCGCAACTGAACTTCTCGCCGACAGTCCTCGGCGgggcctcgtcgctcgcaCGACTCGCCCACGCCttctcctgtcccctctgGGGTTTGGCAGTCGACGCTCTCAGCGGgtctcggcgccttcccgcctcgTCCGCGGACCGGGAGAGCAGCCGCAACGGCGAGGTTCTCatcctccgcgtctcctgcatcGGATGGGGTGTATGTACTCTCCTGCTGGCGCTCCTGACCCACGAATGGCAGCTAATGCCGTTCATGctcgtctccggcgtcttGATGGCCGTGCTCGGCCCGATTTCACAGAAGATTCTCGGCGAGATGGTTGCGAGCGACAAACGTGGAACTGCGTTCGGAAACATGAGTTTCTTCCAAAGCACTGGCCGAATGCTCGCCTTGATGCTCACGACcggcctctccgctgctgcCTTTGCAGGTGTTGCC ggctggcgtctcgccttcgcgctcgtcggctgtctctcgatcGTCTTCGGCGCCGCCCTTTCCTGGatgcttccttcttccaaCTTGTGTTCTCCAAAGGCGCTCTGCGGCGAGCGAACGGGAGACGAAAGCTGGACGGGAAAGGCGCGCAAGCACGCCGCGACTCTCCTCAGTCTCGGCTACGTTTTTCGCACCAGAAGCTTTGGAGTCATGCTGCTCCTG GGCGTGCTGAACGGAATGCCGCGGAGCGCCCTGAACTTCATCGTGATGTTTTTCCAGTActgcggcctcgccgacTGGCAGGCGTCCTTCACCGTCTCCGCTAGCTGGCTCGCCGCGATGTTTGTCGCGCCGTTCGTTGGCCGCCTCGGCGACTCCGTGCACCGGCTCTATCCGAATAAAGGGCGACCGGTGCTTGCGCAGCTGGCGATTCTTACGCGCGCGTTGCTGatgtttctcgtcctcgcctgcgtgccgaaacgcggcagcagcttcccgctttttctcgccctgtcGACGCTCATCGGCTTCATGGCGGGCTGGCCTGGCGTCGGCGTAAACAGACCGATCCTGACGGAGATTGTGTTGCCCAGACACCGCGCTACCGTCTTCAGTCTG TTTTCGACGATGGAAAGCGTCGGGTCAGCTCTTCTGGGGGCGCCCGTGGTCGGAATGCTAGCGCAGCAGGCCTTTGGCTACACGAAACCCCTGACAAAGCGcggttcgtcttcctcctcgtcctcggtttcttcgtcgtcgccgtctccatcATCGTTTGTCTCCGAAGGCGCGGTTTCCGACAGCGGCGTGGGTGGTGAGAGTGCGtcgcgaagcgaagaagaatTGAATGCAGAAGCACTGGGACAGGCTCTCGTGTGCACAACCGTGGGTCCATGGCTTGCCTCGGTTGTCGTGTATTTTCTTCTCCACTGGACGTACACCGCAGATCGAGCGGCAgcaagcagacgaagagaagcggaggagagagaggccgagagagacgcggcgcagcGAGAGCGTGACACCGCCGTCGAGCTcgggtgtatggacacccgagagagcgacgcagaggacgCGGACTTCACGAAGTGGTCTGTGCAGGCAAAGAAGACCGGAATGCTTCGCGAGGGGTACACAGTCGTGGCGACAcgggaggaaacgggagagggaGATGAGGGAAGAAACTGGGACGCGGACGAAGGgacggaggaggaggaaaTAGTGCGACGTGAACGGAGAGAGTAG
- a CDS encoding putative methionine aminopeptidase produces the protein MMAESASSPASTAAPSAPAGAQQDQVRCEGCGNLVKPELLCPTCVQLGIQGSYFCSQGCFKENWKKHKDVHAVFKLLQKNHEQQSPTGTDLAKYDPNDRNAWRNDAHLRNFLSFSFTGTLRPWPIVQCMRTVPAHIQQPDYARSGVPQSEVDSRRKSNVHVHSEEEIQRLRETCLLGRRALDYAHSLVKPGVTTEEIDEKVHAFIVENGAYPSPLNYQQFPKSCCTSVNEVICHGIPDFRPLQDGDIVNVDITVYFKGMHGDLNETYFVGEKVDEDSKRLVKGAYECLMEAVKQCRPGMMYREVGRIVSDVADKYNLSVVRSYCGHGIGELFHTTPNVPHYRKNKAIGVMKPGHVFTIEPMINLGKSGDVLWPDNWTACTVDGQRSAQFEHTLLVTEEGVEILTKRLPSSPSLDFDTAGYDHP, from the exons aTGATGGCGGAGTCTGCATCGTCTCCGGCCtcgacggcggcgccttctgcgcctgcagGTGCTCAGCAGGACCAAGTTCGCTGCGAGGGCTGCGGAAATCTGGTGAAGCCCGAGCTTCTCTGCCCGACATGCGTCCAGCTGGGCATCCAGGGGAGTTATTTCTGCTCTCAGGGCTGCTTTAAGGAGAACTggaagaaacacaaagaCGTCCACGCCGTCTTCAAACTCCTCCAAAAAAACCATGAGCAACAAAGCCCTACAGGCACCGACCTCGCGAAATATGATCCGAACGACAGAAACGCGTGGCGCAACGATGCGCATCTCAG GaacttcctctccttctccttcacgGGGACTTTGCGGCCTTGGCCGATCGTCCAGTGCATGCGAACTGTCCCCGCCCACATCCAGCAGCCCGACTACGCGCGCTCCGGCGTCCCGCAGTCAGAAGTCGACTCCCGGAGGAAGAGCAACGTCCACGTGCACTCCGAGGAGGAAATTCAG CGTTTGCGCGAGACGTGCCTCTTAGGCCGACGCGCACTCGACTACGCGCACAGCCTGGTGAAACCCGGTGTCACTACGGAGGAAATCGACGAGAAGGTCCACGCATTCATCGTCGAGAACGGCGCGTATCCTTCACCGCTGAATTACCAACAATTTCCAAAGTCGTGCTGCACGTCGGTCAACGAGGTTATCTGCCACGGCATCCCAGACTTCCG ACCTCTCCAGGACGGGGACATTGTGAACGTCGACATCACCGTTTACTTTAAGGGCATGCATGGCGACTTAAATGAAACCTACTTCGTCGGAGAAAAAGTCGATGAAGACAGCAAACGCCTCGTCAAAGGCGCCTACGAGTGTCTCATGGAGGCGGTGAAGCAG TGCCGGCCGGGTATGATGTACCGCGAAGTGGGGCGGATTGTTTCCGACGTCGCTGACAAATACAA CTTGTCGGTGGTTCGCTCCTACTGCGGTCACGGTATCGGGGAGTTGTTTCACACGACGCCAAATGTTCCGCActacagaaaaaacaaagca ATCGGGGTGATGAAGCCTGGACACGTCTTTACGATAGAGCCGATGATCAACTTGGGCAAGTCTGGAGACGTTTTATGGCCGGATAActggactgcatgcaccgtcGACGGCCAGCGGTCGGCGCAGTTCGAGCACACGCTTCTCGTCACAGAAGAGGGAGTGGAAATCCTCACAAAGAGACTTCCCTCGTCGCCATCCCTTGACTTCGACACCGCAGGCTACGATCATCCTTAG
- a CDS encoding putative actin-like protein 3b, producing MFSSSPLPSPPLIFDLGAHTLRAGVAGDALPRWIAPSVVGLPHAALSSSSFGLFSGSDETGCHASRNAGPRALLSLAPLNPLEKRDHVELSPVVFYQPSALRANAGSGNGGTSKEDKEEKAKKKRKNEDFKKEDRGAEGACSVLGAAGGWGNAPGVYSVDMPGFRRLLETACGPRGLDEGTLEGRSVLLTEPNVTNRSLRDSFAEMLFEDLKVSRAFLCKKAALACFGCARTSGIVADVGHSNTSVCAVQEGFVLQKAVQEFPFAASHCAAFSRGVLQHHGVAVTPGFAVVRTPLKAEKGTRKGEKEERERGRRKGATAPGERRRSAEHDAGLGRSGAKAEDDGRGAETKAGEDCALPGVSRVVDEKNNEVVHVAPCPHVTASYRDWGELHIVEVLGECRSRQDAAAMVTASLSSAASQASRGRPKAGLRRGKASASRGSSESGRETVSGGAEGEKKRDEREKRDEDEDRAQAFVLPDGTKLSGAVTDAIRAAVPETLFSAPMRLHYFSLFGPAGSGREESERVGKAVCDRELVEAVKACVLSAGSSRRDTTATVIPTGGGSLYPGFLDRFREEMQALQQDPSLAVLLAAHRQAALASLDADGASGLCTPLRVVASPVDAERHFASWIGGSILGCLGSFSQFCVTQAEYDEYGARVAIDRKCP from the exons atgttttcgtcttcgccgcttccgTCTCCCCCGCTCATCTTCGACTTGGGGGCACATACATTGCGGGCGGGTGTCGCCGGAGACGCTTTGCCGCGCTGGATTGCGCCGAGCGTCGTGGGGCTGCCGCACGCGGCCTtatcttcgtcttctttcggctTATTTTCGGGGAGCGACGAGACGGGTTGCCATGCTTCTCGAAACGCGGGCCCCCGCGCCCTACTatctctcgcgcctctcaaCCCCCTCGAGAAGCGCGATCACGTCGAGCTCTCCCCCGTCGTGTTTTACCAGCCTTCGGCGCTCAGAGCGAACGCCGGCTCGGGCAACGGCGGCACcagcaaagaagacaaagaggagaaagcgaagaaaaagcggaagaacgaggatttcaagaaggaagacagaggagccGAAGGCGCGTGCAGTGTCTTAGGAGCAGCAGGGGGATGGGGAAACGCGCCGGGGGTATATTCCGTGGATATGCCG GGTTTCCGGCGGCTTCTGGAGACAGCGTGTGGGCCTCGCGGACTGGACGAGGGGACACTGGAGGGTCGGTCGGTCCTTCTCACCGAGCCGAATGTGACAAATCGCAGCCTCCGAGACTCTTTCGCCGAGATGCTGTTTGAGGACTTGAAG GTATCTCGGGCCTTTCTGTGCAAGAAGGCTGCGCTGGCGTGCTTTGGGTGCGCGCGCACGTCAGGGATCGTCGCAGATGTGGGGCACTCGAACACCTCGGTGTGCGCCGTCCAGGAGGGTTTCGTTCTCCAGAAGGCGGTTCAGGAATTCCCCTTTGCAGCCTCGCACTGCGCAGCCTTCTCGCGGGGCGTGCTCCAACACCACGGCGTCGCAGTGACGCCGGGTTTCGCGGTCGTGCGCACGCCACTGAAGGCCGAAAAAGGAaccagaaaaggcgagaaagaagagcgcgaacgcggcagaaggaaaggcgcaaCGGCgcccggagagaggcgccggagcgCCGAGCACGACGCGGGGCTGGGCAGAAGTGGTGCCAAggccgaggacgacggcagaggcgcggagacgaaagctGGAGAGGACTGTGCGCTGCCGGGCGTCTCGCGAGTCGTCGACGAAAAGAACAACGAAGTCGTCCACGTTGCACCCTGTCCACACGTCACTGCGAGCTACAGAGACTGGGGTGAACTCCACATCGTCGAG GTGCTGGGAGAGTGTCGGTCTCGACAAGACGCTGCGGCGATGGTGACGGCTTCACTTTCTTCTGCGGCTTCGCAGGCGTCCCGAGGCCGCCCGAAAGCGGGTCTCcgtcgaggaaaggcgagcgcgTCACGAGGCAGCTCGGAGAGCGGCCGGGAGACTGTCTCCGGGggcgccgagggcgagaagaagcgcgacgaacgggagaaacgagacgaagacgaagaccgCGCACAGGCCTTTGTCCTGCCGGACGGGACCAAACTCAGCGGTGCAGTCACGGACGCCATTCGCGCAGCGGTCCCCGAAACGCTCTTTTCCGCCCCGATGCGGCTCCACTACTTCAGTCTCTTCGGTCCTGCGGGCtcggggcgagaagagagcgagcgagTCGGGAAGGCCGTCTGCGACCGCGAGCTCGTCGAAGCCGTCAAAGCGTGTGTCCTAAGCGCAGGAAGTTCCCGTCGAGACACCACAGCCACGGTGATTCCCACTGGAGGAGGCAGTCTCTACCCCGGTTTCCTGGACCGATTCCGAGAAGAG atgcaggcgctgcagcaAGACCCGAGTCTGGCCGTGCTGCTGGCCGCGCATCGTCAAGCagcgctcgcgtctcttgaCGCCGACGGCGCCTCCGGCCTCTGCACCCCCCTCCGCGTGGTGGCGAGCCCGGTGGACGCGGAGCGGCACTTCGCCTCCTGGATCGGCGGTTCCATTCTAGGGTGTCTCGGCAGCTTCTCGCAGTTCTGCGTGACGCAGGCCGAGTACGACGAGTACGGCGCGCGCGTGGCGATCGACCGGAAATGCCCttga
- a CDS encoding putative zinc knuckle domain-containing protein — MELNTYRALTKGQAQAECQNCFQTGHWTYQCRNEKVYLTRPTRTQMLRNPKLRPPVFDDDDVPEIPLITDGDFSRDPRLVEQLLAQVKTGISSSSSSSSSSSSSSSSSSSSSSSSSSSSSSSSSSSSSSSSSSSSSSDSSSSSSDESSSDDDRRKKKARVKKEKTSSRVKKEATSDKKDTNKKKNKKRTKDGGVAPRLKREGPSDAEKSDEELGRKRGKRSAGQNGVHEARNRPDEDGDGRTDKRHDGEREERREREERREREERREREERREREERREREERREREERREREERRERDRDDRERTFRKQAPRREDSFDEDEKDRKRVRHASPSRREARGDIKEEYRGRRRRGEFPDGDADDESDGRRERRRDSREMRREYTERRRDSAEWRRGEDSDLKREERRGARRRDEVGSRSRVKHEGGGESDEHQPSRRRDRHREEDQDRTHARSRADRRRHRRISTEEEDAGRREQERSRERREGRREETKERTREREDRRSPSRER; from the exons ATGGAGCTCAACACCTACAGGGCCCTGACGAAG GGCCAGGCTCAAGCAGAATGCCAGAATTGTTTCCAAACAGGACA CTGGACGTATCAATGTCGCAACGAGAAGGTCTATCTGACGCGCCCCACGAGGACGCAAATGCTCAG GAATCCAAAGCTGAGACCGCCGGTCTTCGATGATGACGACGTCCCTGAGATTCCGCT CATCACAGACGGAGATTTTTCCAGAGACCCTCGCCTTGTTGAGCAGCTTCTTGCTCAGGTGAAGACGGGCATaagctcttcttcgtcctcttcatcttcctcgtcttcatcttcctcgtcttcctcttcctcgtcttcatcttcgtcgtcctcctcttcctcgtcttcgtcttcctcgtcatcttcctcgtcttcgtcttcctcttcgtcagATTCCAGCAGTTCGTCGTCGGACGAGagcagcagcgacgacgatcggagaaagaagaaggcgcgtgtgaagaaggagaaaacgagctCGCGGGTGAAAAAGGAGGCTACGAGCGACAAGAAGGACacgaacaagaagaagaacaagaagagaacCAAAGACGGGGGCGTGGCCCCTcgactgaagagagaaggaccaagcgacgcagaaaagagTGATGAGGAGctcggaagaaagagaggcaagagatCCGCCGGGCAGAACGGGGTGCACGAGGCACGAAACAGACCCGATGAGGACGGAGATGGACGAACCGACAAGCGCCatgacggagagagagaggagagaagggagagagaggagagaagggagagagaggagagaagagaaagagaggagagaagagagagagaggagagaagagagagagaggagaggagagagagagaggagagaagagagagagaggagaggagagagagagaccgagacgacagagaaagaacctTCAGAAagcaggcgccgaggaggGAGGACTCTTTCGatgaggacgagaaggacaggaagcgCGTGCGCcatgcctctccgtctcgcagagaggcaagaggaGACATTAAAGAAGAATATCGAGGCCGCCGCAGAAGAGGGGAGTTCCCCGACGGAGATGCCGACGATgagagcgacggaagaagagagcgaagacgcgattCGAGAGAGATGAGGAGAGAgtatacagagagaaggagagactccgcggagtggagacgcggagaggatTCGGAtttgaagagagaggagaggagaggagcgcggaggcgcgacgaGGTGGGGTCTCGATCCCGCGTAAAACACGAAGGAGGGGGCGAGAGTGACGAACACCAACCGAGTCGCCGGCGTgaccgacacagagaggaagaccaAGATCGCACACATGCGCGTTCTCGAGCAGATCGTAGACGGCATCGCCGAATAtcgacggaagaagaggatgccGGACGCagggaacaggagagaagtcgcgagagaagagaagggcgaagagaggaaacgaaggagagaacccgagagagagaagacaggcgtTCTCCATCGCGAGAGCGCTGA